Proteins encoded by one window of Acetivibrio thermocellus ATCC 27405:
- a CDS encoding O-antigen ligase family protein, with amino-acid sequence MLQQSLRIRVSYIGLALILFYAYDFFYSVIEKGVSNEFIAKVITLLILYTFYLIACLKSPQKVYSAGFIIIIVSALLFFFTYWLYPEYRRAMISMPSWNIWKSVFTFSSGIFACLFFQMFDDPNKLRKYLKYSGYFLFIWSAFRIRTAITRGGFLRSMENGLLSTNTYDMALGYRLLFVSLIFAIEFQKEKKIIRYLYATISISAFIAMTIYGSRTAVLSFFVFWILKVLFCHEASTPKKRIVNIIFILVAFFTIYEVITNEAILLYFYNVISRMGASSRILNTLVSGNIALDKGRSIMWSNALQMILEHPIIGNGIYSDRNEFGIYCHQFVLELFLDFGIIIGTIIIIIFAWSTIKILLKCQNQEWKLMFILFFSMIIIRLNFSSSFWSDTNFWACLIIGSKALRETAKLNISCYRLSGRCY; translated from the coding sequence ATGTTACAGCAATCATTAAGGATTAGAGTTTCATATATTGGTTTGGCATTGATTCTCTTTTATGCATATGATTTTTTTTATTCGGTAATTGAAAAGGGAGTTTCAAATGAATTCATTGCTAAAGTAATTACTTTGCTAATATTGTATACCTTTTATTTGATAGCCTGTTTAAAGTCTCCGCAAAAGGTATATAGTGCAGGATTTATAATTATTATCGTTTCTGCACTGTTGTTTTTTTTCACATATTGGCTTTATCCTGAATATAGAAGAGCTATGATTTCAATGCCAAGTTGGAATATATGGAAATCAGTATTTACGTTTTCCAGTGGTATTTTTGCCTGTTTGTTTTTTCAAATGTTTGACGATCCAAATAAATTAAGGAAGTATTTAAAATATTCAGGATATTTTTTATTTATTTGGAGCGCATTTCGTATTAGAACGGCAATAACAAGAGGTGGATTTTTAAGATCCATGGAAAATGGGCTCCTTTCAACTAATACCTATGATATGGCTTTAGGTTATCGTCTATTATTTGTTAGCCTTATTTTTGCGATAGAATTCCAAAAAGAAAAAAAAATTATACGCTATTTATATGCAACTATTTCTATAAGTGCGTTTATAGCAATGACCATTTATGGTTCAAGAACAGCAGTTTTATCATTTTTTGTTTTCTGGATCTTAAAGGTACTATTTTGTCACGAAGCATCGACACCTAAAAAAAGAATTGTAAATATTATTTTTATTTTAGTTGCATTTTTCACTATATATGAAGTTATTACAAATGAAGCAATATTATTGTATTTTTATAACGTAATATCACGAATGGGAGCAAGTTCAAGAATACTAAATACATTAGTATCTGGCAATATAGCATTAGATAAAGGTAGAAGTATAATGTGGTCAAATGCTTTGCAAATGATCTTGGAACATCCCATAATTGGAAATGGCATATATTCAGATAGAAACGAGTTTGGGATATATTGCCATCAATTTGTACTTGAGCTTTTTTTGGATTTTGGTATTATTATTGGTACTATCATTATTATAATTTTTGCTTGGTCTACAATTAAAATTTTATTAAAATGCCAAAATCAAGAATGGAAATTAATGTTTATTCTTTTCTTCTCAATGATTATTATTAGGCTTA
- a CDS encoding glycosyltransferase family 2 protein, with translation MDLVSVIIPTYNGSQYISRALNSVLNQTYKNIEIIIVDDNGRNTEEQLKTQKIIEPFLNDKRVKYVIHEENKNGAAARNTGFRNSNGKYIAFLDDDDEYLPNKIADQVEVISKLDEDWGMVYCASNYRGFEKSGDLLYDLLLHSVVIGSNSLMIKREIFEKLNGFDESFLRHQDYEFTARAAAITNIKCVKSVGYIYNSEVGRNKAKSVEIAQKYRAHYIDKMLPLIKKFSKFRQKVIICSNSMEVVSVYLRKLKLWMFYKELRKFTSQWDINIGIHIILYTLLMKTLRKLNRKPYKNAKEWGKKCYSNH, from the coding sequence ATGGATTTAGTTTCTGTTATTATTCCTACCTATAATGGCAGTCAATACATTTCGAGAGCTTTAAACAGTGTACTGAATCAGACGTACAAAAACATTGAGATAATAATTGTAGATGATAATGGTAGGAACACAGAAGAGCAATTGAAAACGCAGAAAATCATTGAGCCGTTTCTTAATGATAAGAGAGTTAAGTATGTTATACATGAAGAGAATAAAAATGGCGCAGCTGCTCGAAATACTGGGTTTAGAAATTCAAATGGGAAATATATTGCGTTCCTGGATGATGATGATGAATATTTACCTAATAAAATTGCTGATCAGGTTGAAGTGATTTCAAAGTTAGATGAAGATTGGGGTATGGTGTATTGTGCTTCAAATTATAGAGGATTTGAAAAAAGCGGAGATTTGTTATATGATTTATTGTTACACTCTGTGGTAATTGGTTCAAATTCTTTAATGATTAAGCGTGAAATATTTGAAAAGCTAAACGGATTTGACGAGTCTTTTTTGAGACATCAAGATTATGAGTTTACTGCTCGTGCTGCAGCCATTACCAATATAAAATGTGTAAAATCAGTTGGTTACATTTATAATTCTGAAGTAGGCAGAAATAAAGCAAAATCAGTAGAAATTGCTCAAAAATACAGAGCTCACTATATTGATAAAATGTTACCGCTAATTAAAAAATTCTCGAAGTTTAGACAAAAAGTAATAATTTGCAGTAATTCAATGGAAGTAGTTTCAGTCTATTTGCGCAAATTGAAGCTGTGGATGTTCTACAAAGAGCTAAGAAAATTTACATCTCAATGGGACATAAATATTGGGATACATATCATTTTATATACTTTATTAATGAAAACATTACGAAAATTAAATCGAAAGCCTTATAAAAATGCTAAAGAATGGGGTAAAAAATGTTACAGCAATCATTAA
- a CDS encoding ATP-grasp fold amidoligase family protein, with the protein MKKIKDILTNPLLYITLALGRILPKNIKGDELYLRILYRVRLKKKLNLQNPQRYNEKLQWLKLYDRRPEYTKMVDKYEVKKYVAEKIGEKYVIPTLGVWDRFEDINFDLLPEQFVLKCTHDSGGIVICKDKKCFDFKQAKKKIERCLKRNYYLNTREWPYKDVKPRIIAEQYMVDESGYELKDYKFFAFDGKVKALFIATDRGIDTRFDFYDTDFNHLPIQNGYPNATRELKKPENFELMIKLAEVLSEGIPHVRIDFYNVNGRVYFGEMTFFHWSGLKPFIPDEWDYKFGSWITLPLNKT; encoded by the coding sequence ATGAAAAAAATTAAAGATATATTAACGAATCCATTATTGTATATTACACTAGCATTGGGAAGAATACTTCCTAAAAATATTAAGGGTGATGAATTATATTTAAGAATTCTTTATAGGGTTAGATTAAAGAAAAAACTGAATTTACAAAATCCACAAAGATACAATGAAAAATTGCAATGGTTAAAACTATATGATCGACGTCCTGAGTATACAAAAATGGTTGATAAATATGAAGTAAAGAAATATGTTGCTGAAAAAATTGGTGAAAAATATGTAATTCCAACATTAGGTGTTTGGGATAGATTTGAAGATATTAATTTTGATTTACTACCAGAACAATTTGTTCTCAAATGTACACATGATTCTGGAGGAATTGTTATATGCAAAGATAAGAAATGTTTTGATTTCAAGCAGGCGAAAAAGAAGATAGAAAGATGCTTAAAAAGAAACTACTATTTGAATACACGTGAGTGGCCATATAAAGATGTTAAACCGAGAATTATTGCTGAACAGTATATGGTTGATGAGTCAGGTTATGAATTAAAAGACTATAAATTCTTTGCTTTTGATGGTAAAGTAAAAGCACTTTTTATTGCAACTGACAGAGGGATTGATACCAGATTTGATTTTTACGATACTGATTTTAATCACTTGCCTATTCAAAATGGATATCCTAATGCGACGCGAGAACTAAAAAAACCTGAAAATTTTGAATTAATGATTAAATTGGCTGAAGTGCTATCTGAAGGAATACCTCATGTAAGAATAGACTTTTATAATGTAAATGGCAGAGTATACTTTGGTGAAATGACATTTTTTCATTGGAGTGGATTAAAGCCATTTATACCTGATGAATGGGATTACAAATTTGGGAGCTGGATTACGTTACCTTTGAATAAGACGTAA
- a CDS encoding glycosyltransferase family 4 protein, producing the protein MMDRKKIKYLFLITGMPMGGAERVMATLANEFVKRGHQVRLVTLKKAVSAYELDKRVEFIGGGADINSGNFLIKRIQMISAVIKGTLFYRRQLREYKPDIILSFLTYTNLLSVINNRISRVKYPVVVSERCDPRKRSKLLIKLCNIVYPLADCIVCQSKVIQDYFLNKNPKSVTKVIPNPVNEECINKEEIIKRRKLIVAVGRLSNQKNYDLLIDAFSDIANEYSEYRLEIYGEGPERERLQKKINRLGLNDRIQLMGTKTNVMKHIADAQLFVMSSNFEGFPNALAEAMASGLPVISTNFPSGVAKELIIDGENGYVVDINNREQMADAMRKILGDPLTITKMSKNNVLLREKLNVKTVANMWENLFNDILEKRTKNEKN; encoded by the coding sequence ATGATGGATAGAAAGAAGATTAAATATTTATTTTTGATAACGGGGATGCCTATGGGTGGAGCAGAAAGAGTAATGGCAACACTGGCTAATGAGTTTGTTAAGCGTGGGCATCAAGTTAGATTAGTAACATTAAAAAAAGCTGTCTCTGCATATGAATTAGACAAGCGTGTAGAATTTATAGGCGGAGGAGCTGATATAAATTCTGGTAATTTTTTGATAAAAAGAATTCAAATGATAAGTGCGGTTATTAAAGGTACATTGTTTTATAGACGTCAATTGAGAGAATATAAACCAGATATAATTTTATCGTTTCTAACTTATACAAATTTATTATCAGTAATAAATAATAGAATTTCACGGGTTAAATATCCTGTTGTTGTTTCTGAACGTTGTGACCCTAGAAAAAGAAGCAAGTTACTTATTAAATTATGCAACATTGTGTACCCGCTAGCTGATTGCATTGTTTGTCAGAGTAAAGTAATACAAGATTATTTTTTGAACAAAAATCCTAAATCAGTTACAAAAGTAATTCCAAATCCAGTTAATGAAGAATGTATTAATAAAGAAGAAATAATAAAAAGGAGAAAGCTGATTGTTGCAGTTGGAAGACTGAGTAATCAAAAAAATTACGATTTACTCATAGATGCATTTTCTGATATTGCCAACGAATACTCTGAATACAGGCTTGAGATTTATGGAGAAGGACCTGAAAGGGAAAGACTTCAGAAAAAAATTAACCGTTTGGGCTTGAATGATAGAATTCAATTAATGGGAACTAAAACAAATGTTATGAAGCACATAGCAGATGCACAACTTTTTGTTATGTCTTCGAATTTTGAAGGATTCCCTAATGCTTTAGCAGAAGCGATGGCTTCAGGGCTCCCTGTTATTTCTACAAACTTTCCATCGGGAGTGGCAAAAGAACTTATTATTGATGGTGAAAATGGATATGTTGTTGATATTAACAATAGAGAGCAGATGGCAGATGCAATGCGAAAGATACTGGGGGACCCACTGACAATTACTAAAATGAGCAAAAATAACGTATTACTTAGGGAAAAATTGAATGTTAAGACAGTTGCAAATATGTGGGAAAATTTATTTAATGACATATTAGAAAAGAGGACTAAAAATGAAAAAAATTAA
- a CDS encoding ATP-grasp fold amidoligase family protein translates to MNKKKILKKIKYALRFLPDSIYIQIYYFAHYKRFCNLKEPRTFNEKLNWLKLHDRNPDYIKMVDKYEVKKYVADIIGEEYIVPTLGVWDNFDDIDFNSLPEQFVLKCTHDSEGLVIVKDKSKLDINLAKKKLNDALKCNFYYIGREWPYKNIKPRIIAEQFLEDSITGELRDYKFLCFGGEPKLMFVVTGRSSGNTKFDFFDMDFNHQNIIQHYPNSDVTITKPSNFDKMKELARVLSKNIPHVRVDFYEVDGKVYFGELTFYHFSGFMPFQPAKWDEILGEWLQLPTLHPKEVKK, encoded by the coding sequence ATGAATAAGAAAAAAATACTAAAGAAAATAAAATATGCACTTCGTTTTTTGCCAGATTCAATATACATACAAATTTATTATTTTGCCCACTATAAACGTTTTTGTAACTTGAAAGAACCTAGAACATTTAATGAAAAACTAAATTGGCTAAAACTGCATGATAGAAATCCAGATTATATAAAAATGGTTGACAAGTATGAAGTAAAAAAATATGTTGCAGATATTATTGGCGAGGAATATATTGTTCCAACTCTTGGAGTTTGGGATAATTTCGATGATATTGATTTTAACTCTTTGCCAGAGCAGTTTGTACTTAAATGCACGCACGACTCTGAAGGATTAGTAATTGTAAAAGATAAAAGCAAATTAGATATAAATTTAGCTAAGAAGAAACTTAATGATGCATTAAAATGTAATTTTTATTATATAGGCAGGGAATGGCCATATAAAAATATTAAGCCACGGATTATCGCTGAGCAATTTCTTGAAGATTCGATAACTGGTGAACTTAGAGATTATAAGTTTCTTTGTTTTGGTGGAGAACCAAAGTTAATGTTTGTTGTTACTGGGCGTAGTTCAGGCAATACAAAATTTGATTTTTTTGATATGGATTTCAATCATCAAAATATAATTCAACATTATCCTAATTCCGATGTTACAATTACTAAACCAAGTAATTTTGATAAGATGAAAGAGCTTGCAAGAGTGTTATCAAAAAATATTCCTCATGTGAGAGTAGACTTTTATGAAGTTGATGGTAAGGTATATTTTGGAGAGTTAACATTCTATCACTTTAGTGGATTTATGCCATTTCAGCCTGCCAAATGGGATGAAATACTTGGTGAGTGGCTTCAGTTACCAACTCTGCACCCAAAAGAGGTTAAAAAATGA
- a CDS encoding glycosyltransferase translates to MTVGSRKYPFNRLFEKLDSLYDEGILTDKMFAQIGTSTYKPRNFEYKDFISPEEFERRINEADIVVTHGASGSIMKALNAGKKVIAVTRLKKYGEHINDHQIQNNEAFAANNYVIAVYEMEELGEAFLKIYNGTDNLVPWENKDPLAILNLIDQFIQENWQ, encoded by the coding sequence GTGACTGTTGGTTCGAGAAAATACCCTTTTAATCGTTTGTTTGAAAAACTAGATTCTCTTTATGACGAAGGAATTTTAACCGATAAAATGTTTGCCCAGATAGGTACTTCCACTTATAAGCCTAGGAATTTCGAATATAAGGATTTTATTTCACCAGAAGAGTTTGAAAGAAGAATTAATGAAGCAGATATTGTTGTTACTCATGGTGCATCCGGTTCAATAATGAAAGCATTAAATGCGGGAAAAAAAGTTATTGCAGTGACAAGGCTTAAAAAATATGGTGAGCATATTAATGACCATCAAATTCAAAATAACGAAGCATTTGCCGCAAATAATTATGTTATAGCGGTTTATGAAATGGAAGAGCTGGGAGAAGCATTCTTAAAAATTTACAATGGAACAGATAACTTAGTTCCTTGGGAGAATAAAGATCCTTTAGCAATTTTAAATTTAATAGATCAATTTATACAAGAAAACTGGCAATGA
- the pssD gene encoding PssD/Cps14F family polysaccharide biosynthesis glycosyltransferase: MEKRKKVHNRKPRICFVSSSGGHWEQLQKLKPLADKYTGFFVTEKTKIEAPLAKYFMLQTDLKDKLMPLKMLWNATYTLFIWIKERPDFVITTGTMVAYPFYLLAVLFRKKFIFIETFGRANMPTVAGKMMEKHADLFIVQWESQKKFYKNAVYVGCLY; encoded by the coding sequence ATGGAAAAACGTAAAAAGGTTCATAATAGAAAACCGAGAATCTGTTTTGTTTCTTCGTCAGGTGGGCATTGGGAACAATTGCAGAAGCTTAAGCCACTGGCCGATAAATATACGGGCTTTTTTGTCACAGAAAAGACAAAGATTGAGGCACCACTGGCAAAGTATTTTATGCTACAAACAGATTTAAAGGATAAGTTAATGCCGTTGAAAATGTTATGGAATGCAACGTATACATTGTTTATTTGGATAAAAGAGCGTCCAGATTTTGTTATTACTACGGGCACGATGGTTGCATATCCATTTTACTTATTAGCTGTTTTATTTCGCAAAAAGTTCATTTTTATTGAAACTTTTGGAAGAGCAAACATGCCTACCGTAGCCGGTAAAATGATGGAAAAACATGCAGATTTGTTTATAGTTCAATGGGAATCACAGAAAAAGTTTTACAAAAATGCTGTTTATGTGGGGTGTCTGTATTGA
- a CDS encoding GDP-mannose 4,6-dehydratase — MSKIDLRNKIIFITGVAGFIGAYFAKQLLDTVDGITIIGIDNMNDYYDVKLKESRLESLCNNSKFIFVKGNIADKELINNIFNTYHPQIVVNLAAQAGVRYSITNPDAYIESNIIGFYNILEACRHSYDEGKVPVEHLVYASSSSVYGSNKKVPYSTEDKVDYPVSLYAATKKSNELMAYTYSKLYNIPSTGLRFFTVYGPAGRPDMAYFSFTNKLAQGKKIQIFNYGDMYRDFTYIDDIVKGIVLVLQKVPEPMEDGVRYKIYNIGNNKPENLMHFVEVLEKCLMEEGIITKPGEKELLPMQPGDVYQTYADVDDLVRDFGFKPSTSLEEGLSKFAKWYREFYMQK; from the coding sequence ATGTCAAAAATAGACTTAAGAAATAAGATTATATTTATTACAGGTGTTGCTGGTTTTATTGGAGCTTATTTTGCTAAGCAATTACTTGATACAGTGGATGGTATTACAATTATAGGTATTGACAATATGAATGATTATTATGATGTTAAATTAAAAGAAAGTCGTTTAGAAAGTTTGTGTAATAATTCAAAATTCATTTTTGTGAAAGGAAACATTGCAGATAAAGAATTAATTAATAATATTTTTAATACATACCATCCACAGATTGTAGTTAATTTAGCTGCGCAGGCTGGAGTTAGATATAGCATTACTAACCCAGATGCTTATATTGAATCGAATATAATAGGTTTTTACAATATACTTGAGGCCTGCCGTCATTCATATGACGAAGGTAAAGTTCCAGTTGAACACCTTGTTTATGCGAGCAGTTCATCTGTTTATGGTTCAAACAAGAAAGTACCATATTCTACTGAAGACAAAGTAGACTATCCTGTTTCACTGTATGCAGCAACAAAAAAGTCTAATGAGTTAATGGCTTATACATATAGTAAATTGTACAATATACCATCGACAGGATTACGCTTCTTTACTGTTTATGGTCCTGCGGGACGACCGGATATGGCGTATTTTAGCTTTACAAATAAGTTAGCACAAGGTAAAAAGATTCAGATTTTTAACTATGGTGACATGTACCGTGATTTTACATATATTGATGATATAGTTAAGGGTATTGTGCTTGTGCTCCAAAAGGTTCCTGAACCTATGGAAGATGGAGTAAGATACAAGATTTACAATATCGGAAATAACAAACCAGAAAATTTAATGCATTTCGTGGAAGTATTGGAGAAATGTCTGATGGAGGAAGGCATTATTACAAAGCCTGGTGAAAAAGAACTACTTCCTATGCAGCCTGGTGATGTATACCAAACATATGCTGATGTAGATGATTTAGTTCGAGATTTTGGATTTAAGCCAAGCACAAGTCTTGAAGAAGGATTGAGTAAGTTTGCTAAGTGGTATCGTGAATTTTATATGCAGAAATAA